One Solanum pennellii chromosome 10, SPENNV200 genomic region harbors:
- the LOC107001759 gene encoding probable protein S-acyltransferase 1, translated as MGGGITNQDLAFSSKSMDTSKLKKRLYQVWKGRNKFLCGGRLIFGPDAASLYLSTFLIGAPALTFCIKMLFMIPKVSPIYGHVVLIVGLIITVLALSFLFMTSSSNPGIVPRNSRPPDLDEILNASSASMEWVGNAAPDVKLPRTKDLFINGHSVKVKFCDTCLLYRPPRASHCSICNNCVQRFDHHCPWVGQCIGVRNYRCFFLFITSTTTLCIYVFTFSLLNLLGQPGSFLHAMSTDVVSVVLICYCFIAVWFVGGLSVFHFYLMSTNQTTYENFRYRYEKKENPYSRGILKNLREILCSKIPVSLVNFREWVIEEDDASMRSMSMSHRFGSINSKGKFDLEMGGILGKDANFQVDYGGIDESLKKTKNDNANLDPLFFPDDQDAESTHSNEQRTVEDGRTEEDSNHGSS; from the exons ATGGGGGGTGGGATCACAAATCAAGATTTGGCTTTTTCTTCCAAATCTATGGACACTTCGAAATTGAAGAAAAGGCTTTATCAAGTTTGGAAGGGTCGCAAT AAATTTCTATGTGGAGGAAGATTGATCTTTGGTCCTGATGCAGCATCACTGTACTTATCGACGTTTCTGATAGGGGCTCCTGCATTAACATTTTGCATAAAAATGCTATTCATGATACCAAAAGTCAGTCCAATATATGGTCATGTTGTACTAATTGTGGGACTCATCATCACAGTTTTG GCGTTGAGTTTTCTCTTCATGACATCTTCAAGCAATCCAGGAATAGTTCCTAGGAACTCGCGGCCACCTGACTTGGATGAAATATTGAATGCAAGTTCAGCATCTATGGAGTGGGTAGGCAATGCAGCCCCTGATGTGAAGTTACCAAGAACAAAGGACCTTTTTATCAACGGTCATTCAGTAAAAGTCAAGTTTTGTGACACATGTTTGCTCTATCGTCCACCACGTGCTTCTCATTGCTCGATTTGTAACAACTGTGTTCAGAGATTTGATCACCACTGTCCATGGGTGGGTCAGTGTATTGGAGTT CGTAATTATCGgtgttttttccttttcattacaTCAACAACAACTTTGTGCATATATGTGTTCACATTTTCACTGCTGAACCTTCTTGGACAACCAGGGAGCTTTTTGCATGCCATGTCAACAGATGTTGTATCTGTGGTTTTGATATGCTATTGCTTCATAGCTGTATGGTTTGTCGGAGGTCTAAGCGTCTTCCATTTTTACCTAATGTCAACCAACCAG ACAACATATGAAAACTTCAGATATCGTtatgaaaagaaagagaaccCATACAGCCGTGGCATTTTGAAGAATCTCAGGGAAATCTTATGCTCTAAGATCCCAGTTTCATTGGTCAACTTTCGCGAGTGGGTGATTGAAGAAGACGATGCAAGTATGAGATCCATGTCCATGAGTCATAGATTTGGTTCAATCAACTCTAAAGGGAAGTTTGATTTAGAGATGGGAGGCATACTCGGAAAGGATGCTAATTTCCAAGTGGATTATGGTGGCATTGATGAATCTTTGAAGAAGACGAAAAACGACAATGCTAATCTTGATCCTCTTTTCTTTCCTGATGATCAAGATGCAGAGTCAACACATTCAAATGAGCAAAGAACAGTCGAAGATGGCAGAACTGAAGAAGACAGCAACCACGGATCTTCATAG